From the genome of Blautia pseudococcoides, one region includes:
- the yicI gene encoding alpha-xylosidase → MKFTDGYWNMKKEITPLYAVEYADSRREGDDLVLYAPGKHISHRGDCLNQGMLTIRLSSPMEDVVKVSVIHFQGSAYSGPFAEIIKASPHVTIEESEEFLIYQSGSTRAVVDKRADSWGIRFLSGEQELTNTGFRNMAYMLNNQTGNKYTVDALAIDIDEYIYGFGERFTPFVKNGQVVEMWNEDGGTASEISYKNIPFYITNKGYGVLVDNESDVSYEIASEKVERIQFSAEGERLDYYVINGGTPKGTIQKYTELTGKPALPPAWSFGLWLTTSFTTNYDEETTGSFIQGMEDRDIPLHVFHFDCYWMEAFEWCNFTWDPKTFPDPKGMLKRYHDRGLKICVWINPYIAQKSPLFKEGMEKGYLIRKTNGDVWQTDMWQAGMGLVDFTNPDAAAWYQEKLKMLLDMGVDCFKTDFGERIPVKDIAYFDGSDAVKMHNYYTYLYNRAVFELLEQERGEGEAVLFARSATVGGQKFPAHWGGDCSASYPSMAETLRSGLSLACAGFGFWSHDISGFENTAPADIYKRWCQFGLLSSHSRLHGSTSYRVPWLFDDVACDILRKFVRLKCSLMPYLYRQAVLSHEEGTPMMRPMFVEFPGDRACETLDRQYMLGDSLLVAPVFKESGEVEYYVPEGEWFNILTGKIVKGGSWHKETYDYFNMPLLVRPNTILAVGNNMERPDYDYAEGVTLYLSCFEDGEKAEACVTDLTGGTALAVKAVREGNTLKVYTEGRDENVKIQVLANQKLEIVKA, encoded by the coding sequence ATGAAATTTACAGATGGATATTGGAATATGAAAAAGGAAATAACACCGCTTTATGCAGTGGAATATGCAGACAGCAGAAGAGAAGGAGATGACCTGGTGCTCTATGCTCCCGGAAAGCATATATCCCATCGGGGTGATTGTCTGAATCAGGGAATGCTTACCATACGGCTTTCCAGTCCTATGGAGGATGTGGTGAAAGTATCTGTGATTCATTTTCAGGGGTCTGCCTATAGCGGTCCTTTTGCGGAAATTATAAAGGCATCTCCTCATGTGACGATTGAGGAAAGTGAGGAATTTCTTATATATCAGTCAGGAAGTACAAGGGCCGTAGTAGATAAACGTGCTGATTCTTGGGGGATCCGTTTCCTGTCAGGGGAACAGGAGCTTACGAATACAGGTTTCAGGAATATGGCTTACATGTTAAATAACCAGACGGGTAATAAGTATACAGTAGATGCTCTTGCTATTGACATAGATGAATACATCTATGGTTTTGGTGAACGATTTACTCCTTTTGTGAAAAACGGTCAAGTAGTGGAGATGTGGAATGAAGACGGCGGTACAGCCAGTGAAATATCTTATAAGAACATTCCCTTTTACATTACAAATAAAGGCTATGGAGTTTTGGTGGATAATGAAAGTGATGTTTCGTATGAAATAGCCAGTGAGAAGGTAGAGAGGATCCAGTTTTCAGCAGAAGGTGAGCGGCTGGATTACTACGTGATCAATGGCGGGACTCCTAAGGGGACGATTCAGAAATATACTGAACTCACAGGTAAACCGGCGCTTCCCCCTGCCTGGTCTTTTGGACTTTGGCTGACAACTTCTTTTACTACGAATTACGATGAGGAGACTACAGGCAGTTTTATTCAGGGAATGGAAGACAGGGATATTCCGCTTCATGTATTTCACTTTGACTGTTACTGGATGGAAGCTTTTGAGTGGTGCAATTTTACATGGGATCCGAAAACTTTCCCGGATCCTAAAGGAATGTTGAAACGGTACCATGACAGGGGTCTGAAAATCTGTGTCTGGATCAACCCATATATTGCTCAGAAATCACCTCTGTTTAAGGAAGGAATGGAGAAGGGGTATTTAATCAGAAAAACCAACGGTGATGTATGGCAGACGGATATGTGGCAGGCAGGAATGGGACTGGTGGATTTCACGAATCCAGATGCGGCTGCATGGTATCAGGAGAAGTTAAAGATGCTGCTGGATATGGGTGTGGATTGTTTTAAAACAGACTTTGGTGAGCGGATACCGGTAAAGGATATTGCTTACTTTGACGGCTCCGATGCAGTAAAAATGCATAATTATTATACATACTTATATAACAGGGCAGTTTTTGAACTTCTGGAGCAGGAACGTGGAGAAGGGGAAGCAGTTTTATTTGCGCGGTCTGCTACGGTGGGAGGACAGAAATTCCCGGCTCACTGGGGTGGTGACTGTTCTGCAAGCTATCCTTCTATGGCAGAAACTTTAAGAAGCGGACTTTCACTTGCCTGTGCAGGATTTGGCTTTTGGAGTCACGATATCAGCGGATTTGAGAATACGGCTCCGGCAGATATTTATAAAAGGTGGTGTCAGTTTGGGCTTTTAAGCTCTCATAGCAGGCTTCATGGATCTACATCCTACAGAGTGCCCTGGCTGTTTGATGATGTAGCCTGTGATATTCTAAGAAAGTTTGTGAGATTAAAATGCAGTCTGATGCCGTATCTGTATCGACAAGCTGTTCTATCCCATGAAGAAGGAACGCCTATGATGCGGCCTATGTTTGTAGAATTTCCAGGGGACAGAGCATGTGAAACCCTGGACAGACAATATATGCTTGGAGATTCACTGCTAGTAGCACCTGTCTTTAAGGAATCCGGTGAAGTGGAGTATTATGTGCCTGAAGGAGAGTGGTTTAATATTCTGACCGGAAAAATAGTTAAAGGAGGAAGTTGGCATAAGGAAACGTATGATTATTTTAATATGCCTCTTTTAGTGCGGCCAAATACAATTCTGGCAGTAGGAAATAATATGGAGCGTCCAGATTATGATTACGCAGAAGGTGTGACTTTGTATTTATCCTGTTTTGAGGACGGCGAGAAAGCGGAGGCTTGTGTGACAGATTTGACAGGGGGAACAGCACTGGCTGTTAAAGCTGTGAGGGAAGGAAACACCCTTAAAGTATATACTGAGGGAAGAGATGAGAATGTCAAAATCCAAGTGTTGGCAAACCAGAAATTGGAAATTGTTAAGGCATGA
- a CDS encoding ISAs1 family transposase: MSFLGCQKQIAKQIVEQKGHYCLAVKTNQAILYEEIKDYFSYAEKEEPERLSTYQTIEKDYGRIEKRKYLISLEIDYLTGKERSKKKRQCKICH; this comes from the coding sequence ATGAGTTTTTTGGGCTGCCAAAAACAGATTGCAAAGCAGATTGTGGAACAGAAAGGACATTATTGTCTTGCAGTAAAAACAAACCAGGCAATTTTGTATGAAGAGATAAAAGACTATTTTTCTTATGCTGAAAAAGAAGAGCCGGAAAGACTCAGTACTTATCAGACAATCGAAAAAGACTATGGACGCATAGAAAAACGGAAGTATCTGATTTCACTAGAGATTGATTATCTTACGGGGAAAGAAAGATCAAAGAAAAAAAGGCAATGCAAAATCTGTCATTGA
- a CDS encoding tyrosine-type recombinase/integrase — MSHTAIDQVMKKIEEKIKDTVKDFEHIYPHVLRHTFAARGLENGIQPEVMQELLGHTSITMTMCFQI, encoded by the coding sequence ATCAGCCATACTGCTATTGATCAAGTTATGAAAAAGATAGAGGAAAAGATTAAAGATACTGTAAAGGACTTTGAACATATTTACCCTCATGTGCTCAGGCATACCTTTGCTGCCAGAGGTCTGGAGAATGGTATACAGCCAGAAGTTATGCAGGAATTGTTAGGACATACGAGCATAACCATGACAATGTGTTTCCAAATATGA
- a CDS encoding rhodanese-like domain-containing protein: protein MTGIETISAHDLDKYYGDRNVMIIDLRDKEEYEASHFDGAVNIPYEELDIFEALPANKTFVLYCDRGSASLLAARELMQRGYRVKSVVGGFHAYKGTNLYFPAEHSKIK, encoded by the coding sequence ATGACTGGTATTGAAACAATTTCAGCCCATGATCTAGATAAATATTATGGAGACAGGAATGTTATGATCATAGATTTGCGTGACAAAGAGGAATATGAAGCAAGCCATTTTGATGGGGCTGTAAACATTCCGTATGAGGAGCTGGATATCTTTGAAGCGCTTCCCGCCAATAAGACCTTTGTTCTTTACTGCGACAGGGGAAGCGCCAGCCTTTTGGCGGCCAGGGAGCTGATGCAGAGAGGCTACCGCGTTAAATCCGTTGTAGGCGGTTTCCACGCATATAAAGGAACGAACTTGTATTTTCCCGCAGAGCATAGTAAAATAAAGTAG
- the yfcE gene encoding phosphodiesterase translates to MKYMFASDIHGSAYFCKRMLEAYKAENGDRLILLGDLLYHGPRNDLPRDYAPKEVIALLNGYKNELYVVRGNCDAEVDQMVLQFPIMADYCMIMDGERTIYASHGHIYNEENLPPMKNGDIFIHGHTHVLRADKKENYTILNPGSVSIPKEGNIPTYAVLEDGLFSIRGFDGEIVKELKL, encoded by the coding sequence ATGAAATACATGTTCGCATCAGACATCCACGGTTCAGCCTATTTCTGTAAAAGGATGTTGGAAGCATATAAGGCGGAAAATGGAGACCGTCTGATTCTGCTGGGGGATCTGCTGTACCATGGTCCCAGAAATGACCTTCCCAGAGATTACGCGCCAAAAGAAGTCATCGCTTTGCTCAATGGATACAAAAATGAATTGTATGTGGTACGGGGCAACTGTGACGCGGAAGTGGATCAGATGGTGCTCCAGTTTCCGATTATGGCTGATTACTGCATGATCATGGATGGGGAGCGCACTATTTACGCCAGCCATGGGCACATATATAATGAAGAGAATCTGCCGCCTATGAAAAATGGGGATATTTTTATACACGGCCACACCCATGTATTGCGTGCAGATAAGAAGGAAAACTATACTATTCTGAATCCGGGTTCTGTTTCTATTCCCAAGGAAGGAAATATCCCCACCTATGCGGTGCTGGAGGACGGCTTGTTCTCAATCCGCGGATTTGACGGGGAAATTGTTAAGGAGTTAAAATTATAA
- a CDS encoding THUMP domain-containing class I SAM-dependent RNA methyltransferase: MEKYELIAPCHFGLEAVLKREIQDLGYEVSEVEDGKVTFLGDAGAIVRANMFLRTTERVLLKVAKIKAVTFEELFEKTKALPWEKYIPQDGKFWVAKANSVKSQLFSPSDIQSIMKKAMVERLKAVYHVDWFEEDGASFPVRVAFMKDVATIGIDTSGISLHKRGYRQMISKAPITETLAAALLMLTPWNKDRILVDPFCGSGTFPIEAAMIAANIAPGLNRNFLCEDWRHLISRKHWYEVREEAQGMINLSVDTDIQGYDLDPEMVKGARENAERAGVDKLIHFQQRDIKDLSHPKKYGFIVTNPPYGERLEDKENLPSLYETIGERYQALDSWSMYLITAYQDAERCIGRKADKNRKIYNGMIKTYFYQFLGPKPPKKKRSSADEKIDLCNRQ, from the coding sequence ATGGAAAAATATGAATTGATCGCACCATGTCATTTTGGACTGGAAGCAGTATTAAAACGGGAAATACAGGATTTAGGATACGAAGTCAGTGAAGTAGAGGACGGGAAAGTGACATTTCTCGGAGATGCCGGGGCAATTGTCCGGGCAAATATGTTTTTGCGCACAACGGAGCGGGTACTTTTAAAGGTGGCTAAAATTAAGGCCGTCACTTTTGAGGAGTTATTCGAGAAAACAAAAGCCCTTCCCTGGGAAAAATATATCCCCCAGGACGGAAAATTCTGGGTGGCCAAGGCAAATTCTGTAAAAAGCCAGCTGTTCAGCCCATCTGATATTCAGTCTATCATGAAAAAAGCCATGGTGGAACGCCTGAAAGCAGTGTATCATGTGGACTGGTTTGAGGAGGACGGGGCCAGTTTTCCGGTTCGTGTAGCATTTATGAAAGATGTGGCTACCATTGGCATTGACACATCAGGTATCTCTCTCCACAAGAGAGGATACAGGCAGATGATCAGCAAGGCACCCATAACAGAGACTCTGGCAGCAGCGCTGCTCATGCTGACACCCTGGAATAAGGACCGTATTTTGGTAGACCCATTCTGCGGAAGCGGAACCTTTCCTATTGAGGCAGCTATGATTGCCGCTAATATTGCACCCGGACTGAACCGGAATTTTCTCTGTGAGGACTGGAGACATCTCATTTCAAGAAAACATTGGTATGAGGTTCGGGAGGAAGCACAGGGAATGATCAATCTATCTGTGGATACAGATATACAGGGATATGACCTGGACCCTGAAATGGTGAAGGGAGCCAGGGAAAATGCGGAGAGGGCAGGTGTTGACAAGCTGATACATTTTCAGCAGAGAGATATCAAAGACCTGAGCCATCCTAAGAAATACGGCTTTATTGTCACCAATCCTCCATACGGAGAACGTCTGGAAGATAAGGAGAACCTTCCTTCCCTTTACGAGACCATAGGGGAGCGTTATCAGGCGCTGGATTCTTGGTCCATGTATCTGATCACAGCCTATCAGGACGCAGAGCGCTGCATAGGAAGAAAAGCAGATAAAAACAGGAAGATATACAATGGCATGATAAAAACGTATTTCTATCAGTTTTTGGGGCCGAAACCCCCAAAGAAAAAGAGGAGTTCAGCAGATGAAAAGATTGATCTTTGCAACCGGCAATGA
- a CDS encoding XTP/dITP diphosphatase: MKRLIFATGNENKMKEIREIMEGLPVDILSMKEAGIEADIVEDGMSFEENALIKARAVCRLAGEMVLADDSGLEVDHLNKEPGIYSARYMGEDTSYRIKNQNIIDRLEGVPDEKRMARFVCAIAAVFPDGRELVTRGTIEGIIGYEERGENGFGYDPIFYLPDRGCSTAQLPPDEKNSVSHRGNALRSMKALLEKEHLL, translated from the coding sequence ATGAAAAGATTGATCTTTGCAACCGGCAATGAAAATAAGATGAAAGAGATCAGGGAGATCATGGAAGGCCTTCCGGTTGATATTTTATCTATGAAAGAAGCAGGTATTGAGGCTGACATTGTGGAAGACGGAATGAGTTTTGAGGAGAACGCTCTGATCAAGGCACGGGCTGTCTGCAGGCTGGCCGGTGAGATGGTGCTTGCAGATGATTCGGGGCTGGAAGTGGATCATCTCAACAAGGAACCGGGTATTTACTCTGCACGTTATATGGGAGAGGATACCTCTTACAGGATTAAGAACCAGAATATCATTGATCGTCTGGAGGGGGTGCCGGATGAAAAACGTATGGCCAGATTCGTATGTGCCATTGCGGCTGTATTTCCGGATGGCAGGGAGCTGGTGACACGGGGGACAATTGAGGGCATTATCGGTTATGAGGAAAGAGGGGAGAACGGATTCGGATATGATCCCATTTTCTATCTTCCTGACAGGGGCTGCAGCACTGCCCAGCTTCCGCCGGATGAGAAAAACAGCGTGAGCCACAGGGGAAATGCCCTGCGCAGCATGAAAGCTTTGCTGGAGAAGGAACATTTATTATAA
- a CDS encoding metallophosphoesterase family protein codes for MKVLIVSDTHGHEGNLEKVLGKVGDIQHLIHLGDVEGHEDYIEAISGCPVHIVAGNNDFFSELPREEELWLEDYHALLTHGHYYCVSMGTSRLEEEARARGFQIVMYGHTHRPELKIEEDLTVLNPGSISYPRQWGHEPSYILMEIDRDGEAHYTINYLK; via the coding sequence ATGAAGGTATTAATTGTCAGCGACACCCATGGTCATGAAGGAAATCTGGAGAAGGTTTTGGGGAAAGTGGGAGATATCCAGCATTTGATCCATTTGGGAGATGTGGAAGGGCATGAGGACTATATTGAGGCAATCTCAGGATGTCCCGTACATATAGTGGCAGGAAATAATGATTTCTTTTCCGAGCTTCCCAGGGAGGAGGAGCTGTGGCTGGAGGATTACCATGCACTGCTCACACATGGACACTATTATTGCGTATCCATGGGGACCAGCCGTCTGGAGGAGGAAGCACGTGCCAGGGGATTCCAAATTGTCATGTACGGGCACACCCACAGACCTGAGCTGAAAATAGAGGAAGATCTGACCGTATTAAATCCGGGAAGTATCTCTTATCCCAGACAGTGGGGACATGAACCGAGTTATATTCTTATGGAAATCGACAGGGACGGGGAAGCTCACTACACAATTAATTATCTGAAATAA
- a CDS encoding IS3 family transposase has protein sequence MSRPGRCIDNGPMEGFWGILKAEMYYLQQIHTFGELQQAIDEYILFYNTRRLQSKLKGLAPLDFRNQTLAA, from the coding sequence ATGTCCCGGCCCGGCCGCTGCATTGACAATGGCCCTATGGAGGGCTTCTGGGGCATTCTGAAAGCAGAAATGTATTATTTACAGCAGATTCATACCTTTGGGGAATTACAGCAGGCCATTGATGAATACATTCTTTTTTACAATACCAGACGACTTCAGTCGAAGCTAAAGGGTCTGGCTCCCCTTGACTTTAGGAACCAGACCCTTGCTGCATAA
- a CDS encoding helix-turn-helix domain-containing protein, with protein sequence MKELGERLRGLRESVKLSQVKMAELLGVKQSSINRYEQGLSAPSLETLVKYAEYFDVSMDYIFARTDKPQGKLYEYHPKIAAGSEEMKQFIEMCFDPQSPMSEKLKQTLLQMMEVDK encoded by the coding sequence ATGAAAGAGTTAGGAGAACGCCTGCGGGGGCTGCGGGAGAGCGTGAAGTTGTCACAGGTAAAAATGGCGGAGCTGTTAGGTGTGAAGCAGTCCAGTATCAACCGCTATGAGCAAGGGCTTTCGGCTCCCTCTTTAGAAACGCTTGTGAAGTATGCGGAATATTTTGATGTGTCTATGGATTATATTTTTGCCCGCACTGATAAGCCACAGGGCAAGCTGTATGAATACCACCCCAAGATTGCAGCGGGGAGTGAAGAAATGAAGCAATTCATTGAAATGTGCTTTGACCCGCAATCTCCCATGAGTGAGAAACTAAAGCAAACACTTCTTCAAATGATGGAGGTGGACAAATGA
- a CDS encoding recombinase family protein, producing the protein MDPKTAPMVLEMFTKYSEGATMQELVNLLNDRGMRSIRGGKITLNIMYHLLKNRRYMGEYSYRDVVKEDGIPAIVPKELFERVQERLAKNKNGSKTINLAEVEGSDLSVLGALY; encoded by the coding sequence ATCGACCCCAAAACTGCCCCTATGGTGCTGGAAATGTTCACGAAGTACAGCGAGGGCGCAACCATGCAGGAACTTGTCAATCTGTTAAACGACAGGGGTATGCGTTCCATTCGTGGCGGGAAAATTACGTTGAATATTATGTACCATCTTTTGAAGAACCGCCGCTATATGGGAGAATACAGCTATCGTGATGTGGTTAAGGAGGACGGTATTCCGGCGATTGTACCGAAAGAATTGTTTGAACGGGTACAGGAACGGCTGGCGAAGAATAAAAACGGCTCTAAGACGATTAATCTTGCAGAGGTGGAGGGTTCGGATTTATCCGTACTCGGTGCACTGTACTAA
- a CDS encoding indolepyruvate ferredoxin oxidoreductase subunit alpha has translation MKINKDLCINCGKCMDYCPVNAIKRIERQIVMDFDACVECGVCRRSAVCPKDAIYQQKLVFPRTIRSIMSDVLTIAEESQISGRGTEEMKTNEVTGRFKDGWVGIAIEMGRPGVAARMYDVERMAMAVAKEGAEFEVQNPVTSMMENPQTGKFKEELLNERVLSAILEFPVPIARVKSVLRVIREAAKEIHTVFSLDICSKVAEDGSIPHVEPVKELGMWISPNAKTNVGLGRPLFQKEG, from the coding sequence ATGAAAATTAACAAAGATTTATGCATCAACTGCGGTAAATGCATGGATTACTGCCCGGTAAATGCAATAAAGCGGATTGAGAGGCAGATTGTCATGGATTTTGATGCATGTGTAGAGTGCGGAGTCTGCAGACGTTCTGCTGTCTGTCCAAAAGATGCCATTTATCAGCAGAAGTTAGTATTTCCCAGAACAATCAGAAGTATTATGAGTGATGTTCTGACAATTGCCGAGGAATCCCAGATATCAGGGCGCGGCACAGAGGAGATGAAAACAAATGAGGTGACCGGAAGATTCAAAGATGGATGGGTGGGTATTGCGATCGAAATGGGAAGGCCTGGGGTTGCTGCCCGAATGTATGACGTGGAACGGATGGCCATGGCGGTGGCGAAAGAGGGCGCAGAATTTGAAGTGCAGAACCCTGTCACAAGTATGATGGAGAACCCCCAGACCGGGAAATTCAAGGAGGAACTTTTAAATGAACGTGTTCTTTCCGCAATTCTTGAGTTCCCGGTTCCCATTGCAAGGGTCAAATCCGTTCTCAGAGTGATTCGGGAGGCTGCGAAGGAAATTCATACGGTTTTCAGCCTGGATATCTGTTCCAAGGTGGCTGAGGACGGAAGCATTCCACACGTGGAGCCAGTAAAAGAACTGGGAATGTGGATCTCTCCAAATGCCAAAACAAATGTAGGGTTGGGAAGACCGCTGTTTCAAAAAGAAGGATAA
- a CDS encoding Bug family tripartite tricarboxylate transporter substrate binding protein encodes MKKGVAFFLWSLLASVLLVGCGTTSTSEENSESGKAAGDFKLKKDVEFICPFSAGGGSDLYARMAADIIQKNGWCDQPIMVVNKTGGGGSVGDTYTFSKKGSSETITTYVSAQITSAMLNKTEVTYKDLTPICNLAMDEYLIGVNADSPYQTAEDLMKASKENPGSITVGGSGKGTEDELVTGMMNKYGDAQFEYVSYNSSSEVMSAMLGGHITAGIYNPNECLSQAEAGQVSLLAAFGPERVSILPEISTFTELGYPDIVFQQFRGIFGAPEMSEEAVTYWADVFKKVTEDNEWKEKYLDSNGLTSKYIAGEDFETFLGGEAEKYETIFKATGALE; translated from the coding sequence ATGAAAAAGGGTGTAGCTTTTTTCTTATGGTCACTTTTGGCTTCTGTTTTACTAGTGGGATGCGGTACCACATCCACTTCAGAAGAGAACAGTGAAAGTGGAAAAGCGGCAGGGGATTTTAAGCTGAAAAAAGATGTGGAGTTTATTTGTCCTTTCAGCGCTGGCGGCGGAAGCGATTTATATGCAAGAATGGCAGCGGATATCATACAGAAGAATGGATGGTGTGATCAGCCGATCATGGTGGTTAACAAAACTGGCGGTGGTGGTTCGGTTGGGGATACATACACATTTTCCAAAAAAGGAAGCAGTGAAACCATTACAACTTATGTATCAGCGCAAATAACCAGTGCAATGTTGAATAAGACAGAGGTAACCTATAAAGACTTAACGCCTATATGCAATTTGGCAATGGATGAATATTTGATAGGGGTTAATGCAGATTCACCATACCAGACGGCAGAGGATTTAATGAAGGCGTCAAAGGAAAATCCGGGAAGTATTACAGTTGGGGGATCTGGCAAGGGTACAGAGGATGAATTGGTAACAGGAATGATGAATAAATATGGAGATGCGCAGTTTGAATACGTTTCCTATAACAGTTCCTCAGAAGTCATGAGTGCTATGTTGGGCGGGCATATTACGGCAGGGATTTATAATCCCAATGAATGCCTCAGTCAGGCGGAAGCAGGCCAGGTCAGCTTGCTGGCTGCTTTTGGGCCTGAAAGGGTCAGTATCCTGCCGGAGATATCAACCTTTACGGAACTGGGTTATCCGGATATTGTTTTTCAGCAGTTCAGGGGAATATTTGGAGCACCTGAAATGTCAGAAGAAGCTGTGACTTACTGGGCTGACGTATTTAAGAAGGTTACAGAGGACAATGAGTGGAAAGAAAAATATTTAGATTCCAATGGTCTGACGAGTAAATATATAGCAGGAGAAGATTTTGAGACATTTCTTGGTGGTGAGGCGGAAAAATATGAAACGATCTTCAAAGCAACAGGTGCTCTGGAATGA
- a CDS encoding tripartite tricarboxylate transporter TctB family protein translates to MLFVIELFFMAVGAVSVILGITKYTFWEVTKPGAGFMPVLVGVLLIIISLFMIKDKKLKSEKKFEVQGMIPVGIIIAAVIGIYIVGMTFSVSFMVFGWMKFLEKSKIFKSLFVSVLTGIIIYAVFGIWLKVPLPAGVAGIL, encoded by the coding sequence ATGCTATTTGTAATAGAACTTTTTTTTATGGCAGTCGGTGCTGTCAGCGTGATACTGGGAATTACTAAATATACATTTTGGGAGGTGACAAAACCGGGAGCTGGATTTATGCCTGTTTTGGTAGGAGTATTACTGATCATCATCAGTTTGTTTATGATAAAGGATAAAAAGCTCAAAAGTGAGAAAAAGTTTGAGGTGCAGGGAATGATCCCAGTGGGAATCATAATTGCTGCGGTAATCGGAATCTATATTGTGGGAATGACTTTTTCAGTAAGCTTTATGGTATTCGGATGGATGAAGTTTTTGGAAAAGTCAAAAATTTTTAAATCACTCTTCGTATCAGTCTTGACAGGGATCATTATTTATGCAGTATTTGGAATATGGCTGAAAGTGCCTTTGCCTGCTGGCGTAGCAGGGATACTATAG